The Watersipora subatra chromosome 1, tzWatSuba1.1, whole genome shotgun sequence genome has a window encoding:
- the LOC137402544 gene encoding vacuolar protein sorting-associated protein 33B-like isoform X2, translating to MKPIDRLADISFLKNHGVDRIFKMDSSKPVQGSKERFYIMRPKAFNARLLVEQIKGEQTAGHDRRYTVVMVPRSLYICEKIFEEHGLHGCVHTEALPLHTIPIDNDIITMELDLFYSSYFLHHDETWVHAAASALVSLQQEFGKLQNVYAIGQCAKNTWDLSQTLLEYEPDITGLQSQIEHLIIMDRDVDLVTPLCSQVTYEGLLDDIFGIQCGVIEFGKEVTQSEKSVKSVLSSNDSLFEEVRNRHFSTVYKLLSTKARELQKNYGNVDSMSVSQLKSFVADDLQSLKQLHRSLTLHISACEVITKKKTAEGDLAELLATEHGLLQGHGMTENMKYIEELIHRQQNPVNLLRLLCLLSLVKDGLSPDTYDSLKTLFLHSHGYQHILTFHNLAKLGLFTKRLPPQQATVKLPGTSGSSIKLSAAKINLPKKSSFQMLSKNLQLIRKPGKEDDLRNPTDMAYVFSGAYTPLSCRLVELILQKRGFSGLEDSIKLTTNTYYQSTRAQSARGSKIQEMNTSGASKDQTVLVFFLGGVTYSEIAALRFLGQTTGNRFLILTTNILTGNRFISQLKTV from the exons ATGAAACCCATTGACCGCCTTGCTGACATAAGCTTCTTAAAGAATCATGGAGTTGACAGGATATTTAAGATGGACTCGTCGAAGCCTGTTCAAGGAAGCAAAGA AAGGTTCTACATCATGAGACCAAAAGCTTTTAATGCCAGGCTATTAGTAGAGCAAATTAAGGGGGAGCAGACAGCGGGACATGACAGACGATATACTGTCGTTATGGTGCCACGGAGT CTCTACATCTGCGAAAAAATCTTTGAAGAGCATGGACTGCATGGCTGTGTGCACACTGAGGCTTTGCCACTGCACACTATTCCTATAGACAATGATATTATCACTATGGAGCTTGACCTATTCTACTCATCATATTTTCTT CATCATGATGAAACTTGGGTTCATGCGGCTGCTTCTGCTCTTGTTTCCCTGCAACAGGAGTTTGGTAAACTTCAGAATGTATACGCGATTGGGCAGTGTGCTAAG AATACTTGGGATTTGTCTCAGACGCTGCTTGAATATGAACCTGACATAACTGGACTCCAGAGTCAAATAGAACACTTGATTATTATGGACAGAG ATGTCGATCTGGTCACTCCTCTTTGTTCTCAAGTCACGTATGAAGGACTCCTCGATGACATATTTGGTATCCAATGTGGAGTAATTGAGTTCGGTAAAGAGGTTACTCAGTCAGAAAAAAGTGTTAAATCGGTGCTCAGCTCTAATGATTCG TTATTTGAAGAAGTAAGAAACAGGCATTTCTCTACAGTCTACAAGTTACTCAGCACAAAGGCTAGAGAGCTCCAAAAGAATTATGGT AATGTTGATAGCATGTCAGTGTCACAATTGAAGAGCTTCGTGGCAGACGACCTCCAAAGTCTTAAACAATTGCATCGCTCACTTACGCTGCATATTAGCGCCTGCGAAGTTATTACTAAAAAGAAAACTGCTGAAGGTGATCTGGCTGAGCTTTTAGCCACTGAACACG GCTTGCTGCAAGGACATGGCATGACAGAGAACATGAAATATATCGAAGAGCTGATTCATCGACAGCAGAATCCTGTGAACCTTTTACGGTTGCTTTGCCTCCTATCGCTGGTCAAAGACGGCCTCTCTCCGGATACATATGATTCTCTCAAAACTCTCTTTCTTCAT AGTCATGGATATCAGCATATTCTTACATTCCATAACCTCGCTAAACTTGGACTCTTTACCAAACGCTTACCTCCGCAGCAGGCTACAGTTAAACTTCCCGGGACCTCAGGCTCAAGCATTAAGCTTTCCGCTGCCAAGATTAACTTACCAAAGAAGAGCTCTTTCCAGATGCTGAGCAAAAACCTACAGTTG ATACGTAAACCGGGCAAAGAAGATGACCTGCGGAATCCCACAGATATGGCATATGTTTTTAGTGGGGCTTACACTCCCCTCTCTTGCAGGCTTGTGGAACTG attttacaaaaaagagGCTTTTCTGGCTTGGAAGACAGTATTAAACTGACTACAAACACCTACTACCAAAGTACACGGGCACAATCGGCTCGAG GAAGTAAAATTCAGGAGATGAATACATCAGGAGCTAGTAAAGACCAGACAGTGCTAGTCTTCTTCTTAGGTGGTGTTACATATTCAGAGATAGCCGCACTGCGTTTCCTCGGGCAAACAACAG GTAACAGGTTTTTAATCCTCACTACCAATATCCTCACGGGTAACAGATTTATCTCTCAGCTAAAAACTGTATGA
- the LOC137402544 gene encoding vacuolar protein sorting-associated protein 33B-like isoform X1, protein MAASMKPKFPNLNSLKKLTKDELRRILETRHGVKDLFIDPSLMKPIDRLADISFLKNHGVDRIFKMDSSKPVQGSKERFYIMRPKAFNARLLVEQIKGEQTAGHDRRYTVVMVPRSLYICEKIFEEHGLHGCVHTEALPLHTIPIDNDIITMELDLFYSSYFLHHDETWVHAAASALVSLQQEFGKLQNVYAIGQCAKNTWDLSQTLLEYEPDITGLQSQIEHLIIMDRDVDLVTPLCSQVTYEGLLDDIFGIQCGVIEFGKEVTQSEKSVKSVLSSNDSLFEEVRNRHFSTVYKLLSTKARELQKNYGNVDSMSVSQLKSFVADDLQSLKQLHRSLTLHISACEVITKKKTAEGDLAELLATEHGLLQGHGMTENMKYIEELIHRQQNPVNLLRLLCLLSLVKDGLSPDTYDSLKTLFLHSHGYQHILTFHNLAKLGLFTKRLPPQQATVKLPGTSGSSIKLSAAKINLPKKSSFQMLSKNLQLIRKPGKEDDLRNPTDMAYVFSGAYTPLSCRLVELILQKRGFSGLEDSIKLTTNTYYQSTRAQSARGSKIQEMNTSGASKDQTVLVFFLGGVTYSEIAALRFLGQTTGNRFLILTTNILTGNRFISQLKTV, encoded by the exons ATGGCGGCGTCCATGAAACCCAAGTTTCCTAATTTAAATTCTTTAAAGAAGTTAACAAAAGATGAACTTCGGCGTATTCTAGAAACG AGGCATGGTGTTAAAGATCTCTTTATTGACCCTAGTTTAATGAAACCCATTGACCGCCTTGCTGACATAAGCTTCTTAAAGAATCATGGAGTTGACAGGATATTTAAGATGGACTCGTCGAAGCCTGTTCAAGGAAGCAAAGA AAGGTTCTACATCATGAGACCAAAAGCTTTTAATGCCAGGCTATTAGTAGAGCAAATTAAGGGGGAGCAGACAGCGGGACATGACAGACGATATACTGTCGTTATGGTGCCACGGAGT CTCTACATCTGCGAAAAAATCTTTGAAGAGCATGGACTGCATGGCTGTGTGCACACTGAGGCTTTGCCACTGCACACTATTCCTATAGACAATGATATTATCACTATGGAGCTTGACCTATTCTACTCATCATATTTTCTT CATCATGATGAAACTTGGGTTCATGCGGCTGCTTCTGCTCTTGTTTCCCTGCAACAGGAGTTTGGTAAACTTCAGAATGTATACGCGATTGGGCAGTGTGCTAAG AATACTTGGGATTTGTCTCAGACGCTGCTTGAATATGAACCTGACATAACTGGACTCCAGAGTCAAATAGAACACTTGATTATTATGGACAGAG ATGTCGATCTGGTCACTCCTCTTTGTTCTCAAGTCACGTATGAAGGACTCCTCGATGACATATTTGGTATCCAATGTGGAGTAATTGAGTTCGGTAAAGAGGTTACTCAGTCAGAAAAAAGTGTTAAATCGGTGCTCAGCTCTAATGATTCG TTATTTGAAGAAGTAAGAAACAGGCATTTCTCTACAGTCTACAAGTTACTCAGCACAAAGGCTAGAGAGCTCCAAAAGAATTATGGT AATGTTGATAGCATGTCAGTGTCACAATTGAAGAGCTTCGTGGCAGACGACCTCCAAAGTCTTAAACAATTGCATCGCTCACTTACGCTGCATATTAGCGCCTGCGAAGTTATTACTAAAAAGAAAACTGCTGAAGGTGATCTGGCTGAGCTTTTAGCCACTGAACACG GCTTGCTGCAAGGACATGGCATGACAGAGAACATGAAATATATCGAAGAGCTGATTCATCGACAGCAGAATCCTGTGAACCTTTTACGGTTGCTTTGCCTCCTATCGCTGGTCAAAGACGGCCTCTCTCCGGATACATATGATTCTCTCAAAACTCTCTTTCTTCAT AGTCATGGATATCAGCATATTCTTACATTCCATAACCTCGCTAAACTTGGACTCTTTACCAAACGCTTACCTCCGCAGCAGGCTACAGTTAAACTTCCCGGGACCTCAGGCTCAAGCATTAAGCTTTCCGCTGCCAAGATTAACTTACCAAAGAAGAGCTCTTTCCAGATGCTGAGCAAAAACCTACAGTTG ATACGTAAACCGGGCAAAGAAGATGACCTGCGGAATCCCACAGATATGGCATATGTTTTTAGTGGGGCTTACACTCCCCTCTCTTGCAGGCTTGTGGAACTG attttacaaaaaagagGCTTTTCTGGCTTGGAAGACAGTATTAAACTGACTACAAACACCTACTACCAAAGTACACGGGCACAATCGGCTCGAG GAAGTAAAATTCAGGAGATGAATACATCAGGAGCTAGTAAAGACCAGACAGTGCTAGTCTTCTTCTTAGGTGGTGTTACATATTCAGAGATAGCCGCACTGCGTTTCCTCGGGCAAACAACAG GTAACAGGTTTTTAATCCTCACTACCAATATCCTCACGGGTAACAGATTTATCTCTCAGCTAAAAACTGTATGA